A stretch of the Streptomyces sp. NBC_01428 genome encodes the following:
- a CDS encoding PHP domain-containing protein: MRIDLHAHSTASDGTDTPAELVRNAAAAGLDVVALTDHDTTRGYAEAVAALPEGLTLVTGAELSCRVDGISMHMLAYLFDPEEPALLAERELVRDDRVPRAQAMIARLRDGGVPISWEQVARIAGDGSVGRPHIASALVELGVVDTVSDAFTEEWLADGGRAYVPKHETDPFEAIRLVKGAGGVTVFAHPAAAKRGHTVPESVIAELAAAGLDGIEVDHMDHEPSTRARLRGLAAELGLLTTGSSDYHGSRKTCVLGEFTTDPEVYGEITRRSTGAFPVPGAGGA, encoded by the coding sequence GTGCGCATCGACCTGCACGCCCACTCCACCGCGTCCGACGGCACGGACACCCCCGCCGAGCTGGTGCGCAACGCCGCCGCGGCCGGGCTGGACGTCGTCGCGCTGACCGACCACGACACCACCCGCGGGTACGCCGAGGCCGTCGCCGCGCTGCCCGAGGGGCTCACCCTCGTCACCGGCGCCGAACTCTCCTGCCGCGTCGACGGCATCAGCATGCACATGCTGGCCTACCTCTTCGACCCCGAGGAGCCCGCCCTGCTCGCCGAGCGCGAGCTGGTGCGGGACGACCGGGTGCCGCGCGCCCAGGCCATGATCGCCAGGCTGCGCGACGGGGGCGTGCCGATCAGCTGGGAGCAGGTGGCGCGCATCGCGGGCGACGGGTCCGTCGGCCGCCCGCACATCGCCTCCGCGCTCGTCGAACTGGGCGTCGTCGACACCGTCTCCGACGCCTTCACCGAGGAGTGGCTCGCCGACGGCGGCCGCGCCTACGTCCCCAAGCACGAGACCGACCCCTTCGAGGCGATCCGGCTCGTCAAGGGAGCCGGAGGCGTCACGGTCTTCGCGCACCCCGCGGCGGCCAAGCGGGGCCACACCGTGCCCGAGTCGGTGATCGCCGAGCTGGCCGCGGCGGGCCTCGACGGCATCGAGGTCGACCACATGGACCACGAACCGTCCACCCGGGCCCGACTGCGCGGCCTGGCGGCCGAACTGGGGCTGCTCACCACGGGCTCCTCCGACTACCACGGCAGCCGCAAGACCTGCGTGCTCGGCGAGTTCACCACCGACCCCGAGGTCTACGGAGAGATCACCCGCCGTTCCACCGGGGCGTTCCCCGTCCCGGGAGCCGGCGGAGCCTGA
- a CDS encoding DUF6758 family protein — translation MRGEPSCPKCGGRVRAPGLFADSWQCDVHGTVHPLQPVIPPSVEALGVVVHRARVPVWMPWPLPVGWLFTGASFAGDDRSGGRATAVACSGPGPLGGMGELILVAEELGVGLGARYAGVDGPDPGPSMNVEKPPQAKVLAAGRPTPLWHVPSAPDDRAVFAGEALGMWLWAVVWPEQTGLLMYDELVLTDLRDAGAEVDLLPCGALSPRILEP, via the coding sequence ATGAGGGGCGAACCCAGTTGCCCGAAGTGTGGTGGCCGGGTCAGGGCTCCCGGCCTCTTTGCCGACTCGTGGCAGTGCGACGTGCACGGCACGGTGCATCCGCTGCAGCCCGTGATCCCGCCCAGCGTCGAGGCCCTCGGTGTGGTCGTGCACCGCGCCCGGGTGCCGGTGTGGATGCCCTGGCCGCTGCCCGTCGGCTGGCTGTTCACCGGCGCCTCCTTCGCCGGTGACGACCGCAGCGGCGGGCGTGCCACCGCTGTCGCCTGCTCGGGCCCCGGACCGCTCGGCGGCATGGGTGAGCTGATCCTGGTCGCCGAGGAACTCGGCGTGGGCCTCGGCGCGCGGTACGCGGGCGTCGACGGACCGGACCCCGGCCCCTCCATGAACGTCGAGAAGCCCCCGCAGGCGAAGGTTCTCGCGGCCGGCCGCCCCACCCCCCTCTGGCATGTGCCCAGCGCCCCCGACGACCGCGCCGTCTTCGCGGGCGAGGCCCTCGGAATGTGGCTGTGGGCCGTCGTCTGGCCCGAGCAGACCGGGCTGCTGATGTACGACGAACTGGTGCTGACGGATCTGCGGGACGCCGGCGCGGAGGTCGACCTGCTGCCCTGCGGGGCACTGTCGCCGCGGATCCTGGAGCCCTGA
- a CDS encoding MFS transporter translates to MISSTEAPAEGDTFDAGAGGLLRQPKAVWATAGASVVAFMGIGLVDPILPSIAKGLDATPSQVSLLFTSYFLITAVAMLVTGFVSSRIGGKKTLLLGLALVVVFAGLAGTSGSVGELVGFRAGWGLGNALFVSTALAVIVGAAAGGSAAAILLYESALGLGMACGPLLGALLGDASWRYPFFGTAFLMAIGFLCITVFLKEQPKPARKTSLLDPLRALGHGGLASAAASAFFYNYTFFTVLAFTPFVLNMTPYKSGAVFFCWGVLLAVFSVIVAPRMQAWFGSLKVLGGSLVLLAADVLALGYGDHTTAIVCTILSGAFIGVNNTVYTELALGVSDAPRPVASAGYNFVRWFAAAAAPFFAPKIEEWTDIRIPFVVAAVTALLGAVVVLVRRHALTHEAQELEPAHAAEDGVTVFAN, encoded by the coding sequence ATGATCAGCAGCACGGAAGCCCCCGCCGAAGGGGACACGTTCGACGCGGGGGCGGGCGGCCTCCTGCGCCAGCCCAAGGCCGTCTGGGCGACGGCCGGCGCGTCCGTCGTCGCCTTCATGGGCATCGGGCTCGTCGACCCGATCCTGCCGTCCATCGCCAAGGGCCTCGACGCGACCCCGAGCCAGGTGTCGCTCCTCTTCACCTCGTACTTCCTGATCACCGCCGTGGCGATGCTGGTCACCGGCTTCGTCTCCAGCCGCATCGGCGGCAAGAAGACCCTGCTGCTCGGCCTCGCGCTCGTCGTGGTCTTCGCCGGGCTCGCCGGCACCTCCGGGTCGGTCGGCGAACTGGTCGGCTTCCGGGCGGGCTGGGGTCTCGGCAACGCGCTGTTCGTCTCCACGGCCCTCGCCGTGATCGTCGGCGCCGCGGCCGGCGGCAGCGCGGCGGCGATCCTGCTCTACGAGTCCGCGCTCGGCCTCGGCATGGCCTGCGGCCCCCTGCTCGGCGCACTGCTCGGTGACGCCAGCTGGCGCTACCCGTTCTTCGGCACCGCGTTCCTGATGGCGATCGGCTTCCTGTGCATCACGGTGTTCCTCAAGGAACAGCCGAAGCCGGCGCGCAAGACGTCCCTGCTCGACCCGCTGCGCGCCCTCGGGCACGGCGGCCTCGCCTCCGCGGCGGCATCCGCGTTCTTCTACAACTACACGTTCTTCACCGTGCTGGCCTTCACCCCGTTCGTGCTGAACATGACGCCCTACAAGTCGGGCGCGGTGTTCTTCTGCTGGGGTGTGCTGCTCGCGGTCTTCTCGGTGATCGTGGCACCGCGCATGCAGGCGTGGTTCGGCTCGCTCAAGGTGCTCGGCGGCTCGCTGGTGCTGCTCGCGGCGGACGTCCTCGCCCTCGGGTACGGCGACCACACCACCGCGATCGTCTGCACGATCCTGTCCGGCGCCTTCATCGGCGTGAACAACACCGTCTACACGGAGCTGGCCCTCGGGGTCTCCGACGCGCCGCGACCGGTGGCGAGCGCCGGCTACAACTTCGTGCGCTGGTTCGCGGCCGCCGCGGCGCCGTTCTTCGCGCCGAAGATCGAGGAGTGGACCGACATCCGCATCCCGTTCGTGGTGGCCGCGGTCACCGCGCTGCTGGGCGCCGTGGTGGTCCTCGTCCGGCGGCACGCCCTCACCCACGAGGCACAGGAGCTGGAGCCGGCCCACGCCGCCGAGGACGGTGTCACGGTCTTCGCGAACTGA
- a CDS encoding suppressor of fused domain protein — protein sequence MADVLPLVEARLRSALGEPDARAAVTFLGTDRIEVVRFTEGDVVRYATLGMSAQPMADPTAALADPVKGPRAELILSVRPAGADTDKVLRPLAVLAASPQVEGLIVAPGASLDVGEPLWPGAPFTSVLVAESGGLVEDLELDEPADPVRFLPLLPMTPNEAAWKRVHGAAALQERWLNGGTDLRDPLRKSVPLD from the coding sequence ATGGCAGATGTTCTCCCCCTGGTCGAGGCCCGTTTGCGCTCCGCGCTGGGCGAACCCGACGCGCGCGCCGCGGTCACCTTCCTCGGTACCGACCGCATCGAGGTGGTGCGCTTCACAGAGGGCGACGTCGTCCGCTACGCCACGCTCGGCATGTCCGCCCAGCCGATGGCCGACCCCACCGCGGCGCTGGCCGACCCGGTGAAGGGCCCGCGCGCCGAGCTGATCCTCTCGGTCCGCCCGGCCGGCGCCGACACCGACAAGGTGCTCCGCCCGCTGGCCGTCCTCGCCGCCTCGCCGCAGGTCGAGGGCCTGATCGTGGCCCCCGGCGCCTCCCTCGACGTGGGGGAACCGCTGTGGCCCGGCGCGCCGTTCACCTCGGTCCTGGTCGCCGAGTCCGGCGGCCTGGTGGAGGACCTGGAGCTCGACGAGCCGGCCGATCCCGTGCGGTTCCTGCCGCTGCTCCCCATGACCCCGAACGAGGCGGCCTGGAAGCGGGTGCACGGCGCCGCCGCACTTCAGGAGCGCTGGCTGAACGGCGGGACGGACCTGCGCGATCCGCTGCGCAAGTCCGTCCCGCTCGACTGA
- a CDS encoding magnesium and cobalt transport protein CorA codes for MSMIRDLRAAVRPRPPLRKDSGSYDTTRDPGTPSAVVDCAVYRDGARVETRTQLTPHEAMRQVRRDGGFVWIGLHEPTEDEFAGIAREFGLHPLAVEDAVQAHQRPKLERYDDSLFTVFKTIHYVEHDRLTATSEIVETGEVMCFTGGDFFITVRHGGQGSLRALRHRLQDDPELLSKGPSAVLHAIADHVVDGYIAVADAVQDDIDEVETEVFSPGRKGSPRGTDAGQIYQLKREVLEFKRAVSPLLRPMQLLSERPMRLVDPDIQKYFRDVADHLARVQEQVLGFDELLNSILQANLAQASVAQNEDMRKITSWAAIIAVPTMVCGVYGMNFEHMPELHWRYGYPVVMAVTVGLCLSIHRILKRNGWL; via the coding sequence ATGTCGATGATCCGTGACCTGCGCGCCGCGGTCCGCCCCCGTCCGCCGCTGCGCAAGGACAGTGGCTCGTACGACACCACCCGTGACCCCGGCACCCCGTCGGCCGTGGTCGACTGCGCCGTCTACCGCGACGGCGCCCGCGTCGAGACGCGCACCCAGCTCACCCCGCACGAGGCGATGCGCCAGGTGCGCCGCGACGGCGGGTTCGTGTGGATCGGCCTGCACGAGCCCACGGAGGACGAATTCGCCGGTATCGCCCGGGAGTTCGGCCTGCACCCGCTGGCCGTCGAGGACGCCGTGCAGGCCCACCAGCGCCCCAAGCTGGAGCGCTACGACGACTCCCTGTTCACCGTGTTCAAGACCATCCACTACGTCGAGCACGACCGGCTCACCGCGACCAGCGAGATCGTCGAGACCGGTGAGGTGATGTGCTTCACCGGAGGGGACTTCTTCATCACCGTCCGGCACGGCGGGCAGGGCTCGCTGCGCGCGCTGCGGCACCGGCTCCAGGACGACCCCGAGCTGCTCTCCAAGGGCCCCTCGGCGGTGCTGCACGCGATCGCCGACCACGTCGTCGACGGGTACATCGCGGTCGCGGACGCCGTGCAGGACGACATCGACGAGGTCGAGACCGAGGTGTTCTCGCCGGGCCGCAAGGGCTCGCCGCGCGGCACGGACGCCGGGCAGATCTACCAGCTCAAGCGCGAGGTGCTGGAGTTCAAGCGGGCGGTGTCGCCGCTGCTGCGCCCGATGCAGCTGCTCAGCGAGCGGCCGATGCGGCTGGTCGACCCCGACATCCAGAAGTACTTCCGTGACGTCGCCGACCACCTCGCGCGCGTCCAGGAGCAGGTCCTCGGTTTCGACGAACTGCTCAACTCGATCCTTCAGGCCAACCTCGCGCAGGCGTCCGTCGCGCAGAACGAGGACATGCGCAAGATCACGTCCTGGGCCGCGATCATCGCCGTACCGACGATGGTCTGCGGTGTGTACGGAATGAACTTCGAGCACATGCCCGAGCTGCACTGGCGGTACGGCTACCCGGTCGTCATGGCCGTCACGGTCGGGCTCTGTCTCTCCATCCACCGCATCCTGAAGCGCAACGGCTGGCTCTAG